A genomic region of Eucalyptus grandis isolate ANBG69807.140 chromosome 5, ASM1654582v1, whole genome shotgun sequence contains the following coding sequences:
- the LOC104445796 gene encoding protein ACCELERATED CELL DEATH 6 isoform X1 — MDQQNKVMQRAPSISSCFPERFSGVSPRYEHEHKHEHENEHEKQQHHQQRPMKGSVTPLYPLPQPPPPFKAPVDKHLIVEETIQPHHAPPSSSSASPPHHHVPPAGSRPNGAAAPEKPVGQPASIPLPPIPSFPCFGNYGKNTATSTRLYTPLYNAAMKGDWESAEKFLRSHPGAINVRITKKMDTVLHIAAGAKHTKFVEEVVKMMSPADLALRNKSNHTALCFAAASGVAKIAETMVNENRDLPGMRGNKGVTPLYIAALFGHRDMVSYLLRVTDPEHLTEDDYVTLLIATINTDMFDVALTILWTKPELATLRDHDGMTALHILAQKPSAFASTSSLESWQRILYALICVKEKYEVGFPSGLVMSDISQTKRVSLYLLEKLWSAAKLIVPGIRAVHEKKTMHLQVLQLVKLLCEQISSLEDSKIADLLTHPSQPLLIAAEFGIVELVTELVCSNPDLIWTVDEQSHNIFHVAVMYRREKIFDLIHDLGAHKDMITTYKDPDNNHNLLHLAGKLAPLDQLNSVSGAALQMQREFLWFKEVEKTVHTLSKQMRDKSGRTPRMLFTEEHRALVKEGEDWMKSTASSCMLVATLITTVMFAAIFTVPGGTNNNSGVPILLESTAFITFAIADAFALFSSVTSILMFLSILTSRYAEEDFLESLPKRLIIGLTTLFLSIASMLIAFSATIFIVFGSHLAWILVPVALASCIPITLFAFLHFPLLNDMLCSSYGNGIFTREATMTLCS; from the exons ATGGATCAGCAAAACAAGGTGATGCAGAGAGCTCCTTCCATTTCGTCTTGCTTCCCGGAGAGATTCTCCGGTGTTTCACCGAGATATGAACACGAGCACAAGCACGAGCATGAGAATGAGCATGAGAAGCAACAACACCATCAGCAGCGGCCCATGAAAGGCAGTGTTACTCCTCTTTATCCCCTTCCTCAACCCCCGCCACCATTCAAAGCTCCAGTTGATAAGCATCTCATCGTGGAAGAGACAATTCAACCCCACCATGCACCACCATCATCGtcttctgcttctcctcctcATCACCATGTGCCGCCAGCTGGCAGCAGGCCAAATGGAGCAGCTGCGCCTGAAAAGCCTGTTGGTCAACCTGCTTCAATTCCTCTTCCGCCAATTCCTTCGTTTCCCTGCTTCGGTAACTATG GGAAAAATACTGCAACGAGCACGAGATTATACACGCCTTTGTATAATGCTGCAATGAAAGGCGATTGGGAAAGTGCAGAGAAGTTCTTAAGATCACATCCAGGCGCTATAAATGTCAGGATCACAAAGAAAATGGACACGGTTCTCCACATTGCTGCCGGGGCCAAACACACCAAGTTTGTAGAGGAAGTGGTGAAGATGATGAGTCCTGCAGATTTAGCATTACGGAACAAGAGCAATCATACGGCTCTTTGTTTTGCTGCCGCATCTGGTGTTGCCAAAATCGCAGAGACAATGGTGAACGAGAATAGGGACCTACCAGGAATGAGGGGCAATAAGGGAGTGACACCTCTTTACATTGCTGCATTGTTTGGTCACAGGGACATGGTTTCCTATCTGTTGAGAGTGACAGATCCTGAGCATCTAACTGAAGACGACTACGTCACACTACTCATTGCCACAATCAATACGGATATGTTCG ACGTAGCTCTTACCATTCTCTGGACAAAACCAGAGTTAGCTACTCTTCGGGATCATGATGGAATGACGGCACTGCATATTTTAGCTCAGAAGCCTTCAGCATTTGCCAGCACAAGTTCATTAGAATCCTGGCAGAGGATACTTTATGCAT TGAtttgcgtgaaagaaaaatatgaggtGGGATTCCCTTCAGGACTCGTCATGAGTGACATTAGCCAAACAAAAAGAG TGTCGCTCTACTTGCTGGAGAAGCTTTGGAGTGCGGCAAAGTTAATAG TGCCAGGAATCAGGGCAGTTCATGAGAAAAAGACAATGCACTTGCAAGTGCTACAATTGGTGAAATTGTTATGCGAGCAAATTTCATCACTGGAGGACTCAAAAATTGCAGATCTTTTAACGCATCCCTCACAGCCATTGCTCATTGCAGCAGAGTTCGGCATAGTTGAGCTTGTGACTGAGCTCGTTTGCTCTAATCCTGATTTGATATGGACAGTTGATGAGCAAAGCCATAACATTTTTCATGTGGCAGTTATGTACCGCCGAGAAAAGATATTTGACCTCATTCATGATCTCGGGGCGCATAAAGATATGATTACTACTTACAAAGACCCTGACAACAATCATAACTTGTTGCATTTGGCGGGAAAGCTGGCACCTCTGGACCAACTTAACAGCGTGTCTGGGGCAGCTCTTCAGATGCAGCGGGAATTCCTATGGTTCAAG GAAGTGGAGAAAACTGTACACACTTTATCAAAACAGATGAGGGACAAAAGTGGCCGAACACCGAGGATGTTATTCACGGAAGAGCACAGGGCTCTGGTCAAGGAAGGAGAGGACTGGATGAAAAGCACCGCTTCATCCTGCATGCTTGTTGCTACGCTAATCACCACTGTGATGTTCGCAGCGATCTTCACTGTTCCAGGAGGAACAAATAATAATAGTGGTGTTCCTATTTTATTGGAATCAACTGCCTTCATAACCTTCGCCATAGCGGACGCATTTGCACTGTTCTCTTCAGTCACATCCATACTAATGTTCTTGTCCATCCTCACCTCACGCTACGCCGAGGAAGATTTTCTCGAATCCTTACCAAAAAGACTAATCATCGGTCTTACAACGCTGTTTCTTTCTATAGCCTCCATGCTTATTGCATTTAGTGCCACCATTTTCATAGTATTTGGATCCCATTTGGCATGGATTCTTGTACCGGTTGCCTTGGCTTCATGCATACCAATTACCTTATttgcctttcttcattttcccctTCTGAACGATATGCTATGTTCGTCTTATGGAAATGGCATTTTCACAAGAGAAGCCACAATGACCCTTTGTTCATAA
- the LOC104445796 gene encoding ankyrin repeat-containing protein ITN1 isoform X2 — MDQQNKVMQRAPSISSCFPERFSGVSPRYEHEHKHEHENEHEKQQHHQQRPMKGSVTPLYPLPQPPPPFKAPVDKHLIVEETIQPHHAPPSSSSASPPHHHVPPAGSRPNGAAAPEKPVGQPASIPLPPIPSFPCFGNYGKNTATSTRLYTPLYNAAMKGDWESAEKFLRSHPGAINVRITKKMDTVLHIAAGAKHTKFVEEVVKMMSPADLALRNKSNHTALCFAAASGVAKIAETMVNENRDLPGMRGNKGVTPLYIAALFGHRDMVSYLLRVTDPEHLTEDDYVTLLIATINTDMFVICVKEKYEVGFPSGLVMSDISQTKRVSLYLLEKLWSAAKLIVPGIRAVHEKKTMHLQVLQLVKLLCEQISSLEDSKIADLLTHPSQPLLIAAEFGIVELVTELVCSNPDLIWTVDEQSHNIFHVAVMYRREKIFDLIHDLGAHKDMITTYKDPDNNHNLLHLAGKLAPLDQLNSVSGAALQMQREFLWFKEVEKTVHTLSKQMRDKSGRTPRMLFTEEHRALVKEGEDWMKSTASSCMLVATLITTVMFAAIFTVPGGTNNNSGVPILLESTAFITFAIADAFALFSSVTSILMFLSILTSRYAEEDFLESLPKRLIIGLTTLFLSIASMLIAFSATIFIVFGSHLAWILVPVALASCIPITLFAFLHFPLLNDMLCSSYGNGIFTREATMTLCS, encoded by the exons ATGGATCAGCAAAACAAGGTGATGCAGAGAGCTCCTTCCATTTCGTCTTGCTTCCCGGAGAGATTCTCCGGTGTTTCACCGAGATATGAACACGAGCACAAGCACGAGCATGAGAATGAGCATGAGAAGCAACAACACCATCAGCAGCGGCCCATGAAAGGCAGTGTTACTCCTCTTTATCCCCTTCCTCAACCCCCGCCACCATTCAAAGCTCCAGTTGATAAGCATCTCATCGTGGAAGAGACAATTCAACCCCACCATGCACCACCATCATCGtcttctgcttctcctcctcATCACCATGTGCCGCCAGCTGGCAGCAGGCCAAATGGAGCAGCTGCGCCTGAAAAGCCTGTTGGTCAACCTGCTTCAATTCCTCTTCCGCCAATTCCTTCGTTTCCCTGCTTCGGTAACTATG GGAAAAATACTGCAACGAGCACGAGATTATACACGCCTTTGTATAATGCTGCAATGAAAGGCGATTGGGAAAGTGCAGAGAAGTTCTTAAGATCACATCCAGGCGCTATAAATGTCAGGATCACAAAGAAAATGGACACGGTTCTCCACATTGCTGCCGGGGCCAAACACACCAAGTTTGTAGAGGAAGTGGTGAAGATGATGAGTCCTGCAGATTTAGCATTACGGAACAAGAGCAATCATACGGCTCTTTGTTTTGCTGCCGCATCTGGTGTTGCCAAAATCGCAGAGACAATGGTGAACGAGAATAGGGACCTACCAGGAATGAGGGGCAATAAGGGAGTGACACCTCTTTACATTGCTGCATTGTTTGGTCACAGGGACATGGTTTCCTATCTGTTGAGAGTGACAGATCCTGAGCATCTAACTGAAGACGACTACGTCACACTACTCATTGCCACAATCAATACGGATATGTTCG TGAtttgcgtgaaagaaaaatatgaggtGGGATTCCCTTCAGGACTCGTCATGAGTGACATTAGCCAAACAAAAAGAG TGTCGCTCTACTTGCTGGAGAAGCTTTGGAGTGCGGCAAAGTTAATAG TGCCAGGAATCAGGGCAGTTCATGAGAAAAAGACAATGCACTTGCAAGTGCTACAATTGGTGAAATTGTTATGCGAGCAAATTTCATCACTGGAGGACTCAAAAATTGCAGATCTTTTAACGCATCCCTCACAGCCATTGCTCATTGCAGCAGAGTTCGGCATAGTTGAGCTTGTGACTGAGCTCGTTTGCTCTAATCCTGATTTGATATGGACAGTTGATGAGCAAAGCCATAACATTTTTCATGTGGCAGTTATGTACCGCCGAGAAAAGATATTTGACCTCATTCATGATCTCGGGGCGCATAAAGATATGATTACTACTTACAAAGACCCTGACAACAATCATAACTTGTTGCATTTGGCGGGAAAGCTGGCACCTCTGGACCAACTTAACAGCGTGTCTGGGGCAGCTCTTCAGATGCAGCGGGAATTCCTATGGTTCAAG GAAGTGGAGAAAACTGTACACACTTTATCAAAACAGATGAGGGACAAAAGTGGCCGAACACCGAGGATGTTATTCACGGAAGAGCACAGGGCTCTGGTCAAGGAAGGAGAGGACTGGATGAAAAGCACCGCTTCATCCTGCATGCTTGTTGCTACGCTAATCACCACTGTGATGTTCGCAGCGATCTTCACTGTTCCAGGAGGAACAAATAATAATAGTGGTGTTCCTATTTTATTGGAATCAACTGCCTTCATAACCTTCGCCATAGCGGACGCATTTGCACTGTTCTCTTCAGTCACATCCATACTAATGTTCTTGTCCATCCTCACCTCACGCTACGCCGAGGAAGATTTTCTCGAATCCTTACCAAAAAGACTAATCATCGGTCTTACAACGCTGTTTCTTTCTATAGCCTCCATGCTTATTGCATTTAGTGCCACCATTTTCATAGTATTTGGATCCCATTTGGCATGGATTCTTGTACCGGTTGCCTTGGCTTCATGCATACCAATTACCTTATttgcctttcttcattttcccctTCTGAACGATATGCTATGTTCGTCTTATGGAAATGGCATTTTCACAAGAGAAGCCACAATGACCCTTTGTTCATAA
- the LOC104447703 gene encoding uncharacterized protein LOC104447703, whose translation MRQDFSLSIRGQPPLRNVFPCTRAFRRNISSMFPCTGAFRRQPIGSGCTALLVAALRGDWKAGKEFLYGRITGNLETALHIAAGGGHREFVEELVKMMMPNELEMQNKVGNTALVFTTASGVREIAMAMVKKNPQLPLIRDSNESMPLCIAALSGNKTCDNAWCLVRPSARPPASATPPCAPAAKPVSERSTKIKKTQTHFPSGQCDPDLVPESRSATIPSDPHGPQIFPPQASPDLGPPPPHPLLHAGVLLAELDCESGPPPGTDPAYSDEEMQEEVVKWWEGQEYWKRNNGRDHVIIAQDPNALCRVVDRIKNAVLLVSEFGRLKPDQVSLVKYVMLPYSHRINT comes from the exons ATGAGGCAAGATTTCTCCTTGTCCATCCGTGGGCAGCCTCCCCTTCGAAACGTGTTTCCCTGCACCAGAGCTTTCCGTAGAAACATATCAAGCATGTTTCCCTGCACCGGAGCTTTCCGTAGACAGCCAATTGGCAGCG GGTGCACTGCATTGCTTGTTGCGGCACTGAGAGGCGACTGGAAAGCAGGAAAGGAATTCCTATATGGCAGGATCACGGGAAATTTGGAGACTGCTCTCCATATAGCGGCAGGCGGGGGACACAGGGAATTTGTTGAGGAACTGGTGAAGATGATGATGCCCAATGAATTGGAAATGCAGAACAAGGTTGGGAACACTGCCCTCGTGTTCACCACTGCATCTGGAGTTAGAGAGATAGCCATGGCAATGGTCAAGAAGAATCCTCAGCTTCCACTGATTCGGGACAGCAACGAGTCAATGCCCTTGTGCATTGCGGCCCTGTCAGGGAACAAGACATG TGACAACGCATGGTGTCTTGTCCGTCcgtccgcccgcccgcccgcctcTGCAACCCCGCCATGCGCTCCAGCTGCTAAGCCGGTGAGCGAGCGATCCACCAAAATCAAGAAAACCCAAACCCACTTCCCCTCCGGCCAATGCGATCCCGATCTCGTCCCCGAATCCCGCTCCGCAACCATCCCTTCTGATCCTCATGGCCCGCAAATCTTCCCTCCTCAAGCAAGCCCTGATCttggtcctcctcctcctcacccTCTTCTACATGCCGGTGTTCTCCTCGCTGAGCTTGATTGTGAATCGGGGCCGCCCCCGGGGACGGATCCGGCGTACAGCGACGAGGAGATGCAGGAGGAGGTGGTGAAGTGGTGGGAGGGTCAGGAGTATTGGAAGAGGAACAATGGGCGGGATCACGTTATCATTGCTCAGGACCCGAATGCGCTGTGCCGGGTTGTGGATCGCATTAAGAATGCGGTTCTCTTGGTGTCGGAATTCGGGCGGTTGAAGCCGGACCAGGTCTCACTGGTGAAATATGTGATGTTGCCGTATTCGCATCGGATTAACACTTAA